In Sorghum bicolor cultivar BTx623 chromosome 8, Sorghum_bicolor_NCBIv3, whole genome shotgun sequence, one genomic interval encodes:
- the LOC8063895 gene encoding eukaryotic translation initiation factor 5, which translates to MYLKNIGASNKDDAFYRYKMPRMITKTEGCGNGTKTKIVNMVGIAKALSRPAPYLTKYFGYKLGANSEFDEITGAFVNGDHNTTKLNGLLDNFITKYVLCYGCSNPETKIFISISRTTHDPMLSLKCTACGFVSDVNPNDKLTKFILRNTEPKGVSSKESSSKGGAANVATVGGSNEDYSISPRFYRHGGNVDSSHEDENDVKWQTNTSAGAMKQRMHEQLSVSTAEMVLLSINEFFEKEKQGTHKDVAVNGSAKPQNRSNSDGKQTIPDTNPYDELVEEIKHQLRNAATAAELKDLLSTSTLCSQDVMNVLFEALFDGVGKGFAKAVEKNMAYLAALVPDEGHQAKLLQAIEEFGSKCSAAALKQIPFVLRALYCGDVLEEETILQWYYVAVAGGKNSKVLQNAKPFVEGLQNADYESEQE; encoded by the coding sequence ATGTATCTGAAGAATATTGGTGCTTCGAACAAGGATGATGCCTTTTACAGGTATAAGATGCCTAGGATGATTACCAAAACAGAAGGATGTGGTAACGGTACCAAGACAAAAATTGTGAACATGGTTGGTATAGCAAAAGCACTTTCCAGGCCAGCACCCTACTTAACGAAGTACTTCGGATACAAACTTGGGGCTAATAGTGAGTTTGATGAGATTACAGGAGCTTTTGTTAATGGGGATCACAACACTACAAAGTTGAATGGTCTCCTTGACAACTTCATCACGAAGTATGTCTTGTGCTATGGATGTAGCAACCCGGAGACCAAGATTTtcatctctatctctaggacaACTCATGATCCGATGTTATCACTGAAATGCACTGCATGTGGTTTTGTCTCAGATGTCAACCCAAATGACAAGCTCACAAAGTTTATCCTTAGGAATACAGAACCGAAAGGCGTATCTTCCAAAGAATCCAGTTCAAAAGGTGGCGCGGCAAATGTGGCTACTGTTGGTGGCTCCAATGAGGATTATTCGATCTCACCACGGTTCTATCGACATGGTGGCAATGTAGACTCTTCACATGAGGATGAGAACGACGTGAAGTGGCAGACCAACACCTCAGCGGGGGCAATGAAACAACGCATGCATGAGCAGCTGAGTGTTTCCACCGCGGAAATGGTTCTGCTCTCTATCAATGAGTTTTTTGAGAAGGAAAAACAGGGAACCCATAAAGATGTGGCTGTTAATGGATCGGCAAAACCTCAAAATAGGAGTAACTCTGATGGCAAACAAACCATCCCTGACACCAACCCTTATGATGAACTGGTCGAAGAGATCAAGCATCAGTTGCGCAATGCTGCCACAGCAGCTGAGCTCAAGGACCTGCTTTCCACCTCAACCCTTTGTTCCCAGGACGTGATGAACGTCCTCTTTGAGGCTCTCTTTGATGGTGTGGGCAAGGGATTTGCGAAAGCGGTTGAGAAGAACATGGCATACCTTGCTGCTCTCGTACCTGACGAGGGTCACCAGGCCAAGCTACTTCAGGCCATCGAAGAGTTTGGCAGCAAGTGCAGTGCTGCGGCCTTGAAGCAGATCCCATTTGTACTTAGAGCCCTCTATTGTGGAGATGTCCTTGAGGAAGAAACCATTCTCCAGTGGTACTATGTAGCCGTTGCCGGTGGCAAGAACTCTAAGGTCCTGCAGAATGCCAAGCCATTCGTGGAGGGTCTTCAGAATGCCGATTATGAATCTGAGCAAGAGTGA